The Calditrichia bacterium genomic interval AAGGACAAAATAACATTAAATTCATAGACAGAATACCAACTACATTCGATCTCAAAACGGCGTAATTTCCCCGGCGATGTTGTTTGCGTCCAGTTCGTCCAAACGCCGTTGCAGCACCGGTTTGAATTCCGCCGGAATTGCGTCCAAAGTTTTGGCGTGCAAAAAGCAATCGCGGGCCCGCTGCACGTTTCCGTTTCGCAAATAGTGATTGCCCAGCACAAAAGACGAAAACGCCAGATACGCTGGATTCACTTTTGCGTCCGGCTGAAACAGCTCGAACACATCATTTTTGTAAGTGATGGGGCTGTAACCGGTCACGTTGTCGTTTTCAAGCGCGGTAAATGTGATCACCGATTGCAACGCCTCGTTCCCGCCCTGCAACATGCCCCAAATAATGCCCGGCGCGTTCAGCCGTTTGCCAAATGAGGTTGCAGCGTTCGGGGCGCTCACCGAAAGCCCGTCGCAACGCAGCACGCTGATGTCCGTTTCATCCAGCAAATTGTAGCTCTCCAAATGGTTTCGAATACCGCGATCGAGCTGGTAATTCAGCCCGTTCAAAAACGGATCGACAACGGATTCATCCATCCCCACCGGTTTTAAATCGAACATAAATAATGTGATAGCATCTGTCTGGTTACTGGCGCAGGCGTCCAGTTTCGGGAAATATTCGGCATACACATCAGAGGTCAGCACGACAGCCCACTCCGTCGGATCGACCTGCCCGTTGGCAAAAGACACCGGTTTGGCAAATGTGCCGTAACCATCGCGGGTTACGGTCAGCTCCCATATTGCACCGTCATCCAGCAGCGATTGCACTTTACCCCATTCGAAAGCCAGGCTGAACGAGCCGTCCTGCCGAGACTGGCTGCGAACCAGATATTTCGATTCGCCGAATGATGATATCAGCGTAACAACTGCGTCGCTGATCGGTTTCTCGTTGATATCGCTGAGCACCAACCCGGACAGCTGCCCGATTTCCGCGCGCGGCTGCGAATTCGAATTCGATATCGCAATTGCCGGCGAATCCGTACCGCTGCCGCTGGTGCTGTCCGAAACGCTAAAAATGAAATCACCGCGATCCAGCGCTGCATCGTAAATTTTCCCGTATTGCGGATGCTGGCGATTCTGGCTGTAATGAATCACCCGGTCTTTCAAAAACAAACCGAGTTCGGTTCCGGTCAGATAACCGTCTTTTGGCGCTGTATCGGCGTCGCCGTTGAGCGCCCGCAAAAATTGCTGTTTGAAAATGCTCACATCCGGCACGGTTTCGTTGGCATCGCCGGCGGTGATAAATTGTCGAACCGGCTCTTTCGCCGCATTCAATACGGTTGCAGAGGGTGAACCGCGCATCGTCGAAAACATCGAGCCGGAAAAACAGCTGTCAAAAATGAACAGCACATGTTTGGACTCGATGCGCCGGGAATAATTGAAAAACGCGTCCATATCCAGCGCACCCTGTTTGAAATTGGCACGTTTCACCGGATCATCTTCATCCGGTTCGGGCGGCATCGGCGCATCCGCCGGAATGATATAACCCATGTTGATGCCCTGCGCCAATTCCATACTGTGACCGTGTCCGGCAAAATAAAACAGCAAGCGGTTTTGGGGATCAGTGCCTTTTAAATTGACAAATTCGCCAATGGCGGCTTCGAGGGTGGATTTATCTGGATTTTCCAGCAGTTGCACCTCGAAACCCTGTGCTTCCAGCGCGACGCGAACTTCCAGCGCATCGTTCAGCGCGTTTGCCAGATCCCGCCAGCCATTTGTGTAATCGCTGACGCCGACAACCAGCGCGTAACTGTTCGAATACAGAGGCTGGTTGCTGCCGTCCGACGCAAGAAAAATTGGTTCCGCTCCGCGCGATTGGGCAAAAATCTGGCTGGTAAATAAAAGAATAGCAAAAAAATACTTATTCATCGGTTGAACCGTTTCATTTTTTCATCTTTTCAGTTGAGCAAATATACACATCACTCAGTCGGAAAAATTTGCAAACGTCACAATCGATCAAAAATCATCCCGATATTCCACCGTTCCATCGGGATTCACCAACGCCATCCGCAGCCAATCCGGGTCTGCCAATTCCATAAAATTGTTGTGTATTTCCTTTTTGGTGGCTTCGTACATCAGGTCGAAGGCTTGCCCGGCTTCGGCGGTTTTCCACAATTCGGATGTCTCGATCACCAGTGGCTGGTTCGGGCAAATCGTGAACAACGAAACCAGCGCCGGATTTTGGGGATTGCTCAACCGTGCTTTTTCATTATACAAACGGGTGATTTTCATGGATTCACGTTCGAGTACACCCTGCCGAATGTTCATCACCCGGAACAGCCGTTTGAACACCGATTTGTGATCTGCTTCAGCTTCAAAAGAAGCATTTAACGGCAACACAAACAACAGGTTACACTTCTCAATCCCGGCACCAAACCGCAGCGGCAAATTATCCACAACGCCACCATCCTCAAAATATTTCTGGTCGATTTCCATATATGGGAACATCGGCGGCAAATCCATTGATGCGAAAACAGCCATTTTCATGCGCTCCAGCGCGTCTGCCTCGTCATTCTTTTTAATCAGTTCGTATTCTTCCGGCGGCACAACCGGTTCTTTTCCAACGGCTTTTCCGTGCTGCCATTTGGTGCGTTCCATTTTTGGCAGCGATGCATTATTGGTGGCAAATTCCAGTTTTCCGGTTTCCACGTTGGATCGGGTGAGGTAAAAATGCATGGCTTTATCGGGATCGTCAAACAAATGTTTCATCAAATATTGCTGCACGGACGGGTGATTTTTGAAAATATCCAAAAATGTTTCCTGCCACGGGGTGGTGTGCAAAAATGAATTTTTCGCCAACGGAAAATATTTGGCGAAATCCACTAATCCTTTGATATTCACTGATTTCCACCATTTTTCGTGAGCGCTCATTTCCCCTGTTGCGGGTGGTTTTACCAATCCTGCCAACCAAAACATGGAATTCCACGAGCCAATGGACGTTCCGGCAATCATTTTCACTTTGTCGAGCGCGTTGTTTTCTTCGAGGAATTCGTAAATCGCTTTCAACGCGCCGGCCTGATACGCGCCTTTTGCACCGCCACCAGCGTTGATAATCCCGATCCGCAAATCCTGAATACCGTATTTTTCCACAAATTCCTGTAAAACGGTGCTTTTTCCGGGCGTCGGCTGTGCGGGGTCGTGCACATCCATCTGCGGTTTAAACCGGGCTTTTTGGTTGAATACCGCCGCAACGTTGTAACTGACCACCAATCCCGCCAGCGTAATGAGCACCACAACCAATCCTTCGAAAAACACGGGAATCACGCCAAACACATATTCCAACTCACCGGAAAAGGCGGTTTGGGCAAGTGAACTGGTGAACGTAATTTTGGTGATCGCTTCCGCGATGGTGCGCAACTCAAAATATTTCAAAATGGTGGAAATAATCACCAACCACAGCAGCAATGAAACCACCATCCCAACGGAAAAACGCCAGGGCAGCCGTTTGAGCCAGCCATAAATAAATTTTATCAGATTCATATATTCATCTCCGGAAAGTAATTTGGTAAGTGATAAAAAAAACAGAAGCTTATAAGCTGATAATCAGGTCAGCAAAATGGTTTTTTTCGGGATTTTTGCGTGATCCGCAAGTACTCAGTAAGTGATGATATCCAATGGCGCCGGCAATAACACCGGCAATTCGAGTTCCGGGTTGATGTCAAAATTTCCAATATAGACATTTTGTTCTTTCAATTTTATCATGACTTCTGCCCGAATATCATCCGAAATACCCGTTGCATTGTACAAACCGATAAAAATGTCTTTGGCCAGCGCCTGGTTACCCAGATAAGTGGCATAAATGGAACCCTGTAATAATTTCGTCCGTGCCAGATCGCTGGATTCAGGCATGCGTTGGGAAAAATTATCAGCCGTTTTTACGGCAACGCTATATTTGTTCTGCAGAAATTGGCTCAACACCAAATTATGATACAGCTCCCCACCTTCCGGCAGCCGGGCGAACTCTTTTTCTAATGGCGCCAAATACGCTTCGGCTTCTCCATATTTTTTGAGCTCGAGAAACATATCCGACAATTGCAACAAGCTCTGCCCAAACTGGTCGCCCTGGCTGTAATCCGATTTTATTGCCGTGTATAACTGTTCTGCTTTGGGGTATTTTTTCTCATTTCGCCGGTTATTTGCCAATACCATCATTGCGTCATCGCAATATGGGCTTTCCGGGAAATCGTTGCGTAAAACGGTTATCCATTTTTCGGCTTCAGCGACATTCTTTTGTTCAAGATTGATGACAATCCGGTTCCACAACATTTCGTCACCGGGAATATCCGGTCCGCTTTCTCGCTGAAAATTGCTGTATCCCAATCCCATTACAAAACCTAAAATTAAAGCAACTGAGATGGTAGCCAGCGATCGCATGGAAAATAGTTCTTTCAAAAAAACCATGGAATAACTCCAAAATAGAAACAGAACATGAGTGTTAGAATTTCACATAAAACCAATAAAATCAACTCATAAATCAAGATGACAAAAATGGGGGAAATTCAAAAAATTATCAAGTAGCTAACCATCGGACGATTTGAAGTGAATTAGATTACCCAAAAAAATGCATTATTGCAATAAATTTTTTGTCGCTAACTGTTGA includes:
- a CDS encoding patatin-like phospholipase family protein, whose translation is MNLIKFIYGWLKRLPWRFSVGMVVSLLLWLVIISTILKYFELRTIAEAITKITFTSSLAQTAFSGELEYVFGVIPVFFEGLVVVLITLAGLVVSYNVAAVFNQKARFKPQMDVHDPAQPTPGKSTVLQEFVEKYGIQDLRIGIINAGGGAKGAYQAGALKAIYEFLEENNALDKVKMIAGTSIGSWNSMFWLAGLVKPPATGEMSAHEKWWKSVNIKGLVDFAKYFPLAKNSFLHTTPWQETFLDIFKNHPSVQQYLMKHLFDDPDKAMHFYLTRSNVETGKLEFATNNASLPKMERTKWQHGKAVGKEPVVPPEEYELIKKNDEADALERMKMAVFASMDLPPMFPYMEIDQKYFEDGGVVDNLPLRFGAGIEKCNLLFVLPLNASFEAEADHKSVFKRLFRVMNIRQGVLERESMKITRLYNEKARLSNPQNPALVSLFTICPNQPLVIETSELWKTAEAGQAFDLMYEATKKEIHNNFMELADPDWLRMALVNPDGTVEYRDDF
- a CDS encoding caspase family protein encodes the protein MNKYFFAILLFTSQIFAQSRGAEPIFLASDGSNQPLYSNSYALVVGVSDYTNGWRDLANALNDALEVRVALEAQGFEVQLLENPDKSTLEAAIGEFVNLKGTDPQNRLLFYFAGHGHSMELAQGINMGYIIPADAPMPPEPDEDDPVKRANFKQGALDMDAFFNYSRRIESKHVLFIFDSCFSGSMFSTMRGSPSATVLNAAKEPVRQFITAGDANETVPDVSIFKQQFLRALNGDADTAPKDGYLTGTELGLFLKDRVIHYSQNRQHPQYGKIYDAALDRGDFIFSVSDSTSGSGTDSPAIAISNSNSQPRAEIGQLSGLVLSDINEKPISDAVVTLISSFGESKYLVRSQSRQDGSFSLAFEWGKVQSLLDDGAIWELTVTRDGYGTFAKPVSFANGQVDPTEWAVVLTSDVYAEYFPKLDACASNQTDAITLFMFDLKPVGMDESVVDPFLNGLNYQLDRGIRNHLESYNLLDETDISVLRCDGLSVSAPNAATSFGKRLNAPGIIWGMLQGGNEALQSVITFTALENDNVTGYSPITYKNDVFELFQPDAKVNPAYLAFSSFVLGNHYLRNGNVQRARDCFLHAKTLDAIPAEFKPVLQRRLDELDANNIAGEITPF
- a CDS encoding tetratricopeptide repeat protein: MVFLKELFSMRSLATISVALILGFVMGLGYSNFQRESGPDIPGDEMLWNRIVINLEQKNVAEAEKWITVLRNDFPESPYCDDAMMVLANNRRNEKKYPKAEQLYTAIKSDYSQGDQFGQSLLQLSDMFLELKKYGEAEAYLAPLEKEFARLPEGGELYHNLVLSQFLQNKYSVAVKTADNFSQRMPESSDLARTKLLQGSIYATYLGNQALAKDIFIGLYNATGISDDIRAEVMIKLKEQNVYIGNFDINPELELPVLLPAPLDIITY